In Streptomyces capitiformicae, one genomic interval encodes:
- a CDS encoding WhiB family transcriptional regulator, with protein MLQPPHSSLQVAAVPSQRVPVRDRDQDAPWHTEAVCRRDEAGLFFAPSKEPTAARLSREEAAKRVCARCPVMVECREHALLQPEPYGVWGGLTAAERRVVLARRRRRDLELKKAARAAGTIAAAG; from the coding sequence GTGCTGCAACCGCCGCATTCGTCCCTGCAGGTCGCTGCCGTTCCGTCCCAGCGGGTACCAGTGCGCGACAGGGATCAGGACGCCCCGTGGCATACGGAGGCAGTGTGTCGGCGCGACGAGGCCGGCCTCTTCTTCGCCCCCTCCAAGGAGCCCACCGCGGCCCGCCTCTCCCGAGAGGAAGCCGCCAAGCGTGTCTGCGCCCGCTGCCCCGTCATGGTCGAGTGCCGCGAACACGCACTCCTGCAACCCGAGCCGTACGGCGTCTGGGGCGGCCTCACGGCAGCGGAACGCCGAGTGGTCCTGGCCCGCAGGCGCCGCCGGGACCTGGAGTTGAAGAAGGCGGCGAGGGCGGCCGGCACGATAGCGGCGGCGGGTTAA
- a CDS encoding DUF1707 SHOCT-like domain-containing protein: MDLQKQPEPPTPVTELRASDADRDRITDILRDALAEGRLTAEEHAERVEGVLATKTVGELDAFIRDLPAAHAPKAATYTPASAVPNRPTPGAIPIDPDDRLVAVFSGSVRKGRWRAGRRIHAYAIFGSVEIDLSEALFEHRQVMIRAISICGSVEIRVPENVSLRGSGGGVLGDFAVDTLDSAETDAPVVYVDGLAVLGSVEAKPKRGKAIADLIDRVTDRVARKVDNHLRKHLDR; this comes from the coding sequence GTGGACCTTCAGAAGCAGCCCGAACCGCCCACCCCCGTCACCGAGTTGCGCGCTTCGGACGCCGACCGTGACCGCATCACCGACATCCTGCGTGACGCCCTCGCCGAGGGGCGCCTCACCGCCGAGGAGCACGCCGAGCGGGTCGAAGGCGTACTGGCCACCAAGACGGTCGGCGAGCTGGACGCGTTCATCCGGGACCTGCCCGCCGCCCACGCCCCCAAGGCGGCGACGTACACACCCGCGTCCGCCGTGCCCAACCGCCCCACACCCGGCGCCATTCCGATCGACCCCGACGACCGGCTGGTCGCCGTCTTCAGCGGCTCGGTCCGCAAGGGCCGCTGGCGGGCGGGCCGCCGCATCCACGCGTACGCGATATTCGGCAGCGTCGAGATAGACCTCAGCGAGGCGCTCTTCGAGCACCGTCAGGTGATGATCAGGGCGATCTCGATATGCGGCAGCGTCGAGATCCGCGTCCCGGAGAACGTCTCGCTGCGCGGCAGCGGCGGCGGTGTCCTCGGCGATTTCGCGGTGGACACGCTGGATTCCGCTGAGACGGACGCGCCCGTGGTCTATGTCGACGGGCTGGCCGTGCTGGGCAGCGTCGAGGCGAAGCCCAAGCGGGGCAAGGCGATCGCCGACCTGATCGACCGCGTCACCGATCGCGTCGCACGCAAGGTCGACAACCATTTGCGCAAGCACCTGGATCGTTGA
- a CDS encoding fumarate hydratase yields MGDMPEFEYTDLLPMGEDTTPYRLVTSEGVSTFEADGRTFLKVEPEALRKLAAEAIHDIQHYLRPAHLAQLRRIIDDPEASSNDKFVALDLLKNANIAAAGVLPMCQDTGTAIVMGKRGQNVLTEGRDEEALSRGIYDAYTKLNLRYSQMAPLTMWEEKNTGSNLPAQIELYATDGGAYKFLFMAKGGGSANKSFLYQETKAVLNEASMMKFLEAKIRSLGTAACPPYHLAIVVGGTSAEYALKTAKYASAHYLDEIPAEGSPLGHGFRDKELEEKVFELTQKIGIGAQFGGKYFCHDVRVIRLPRHGASCPVAIAVSCSADRQAVAKITAEGVFLEQLETDPARFLPETTDEHLESDGDVVKIDLNQPMDDILAELTKYPVKTRLSLSGPLVVARDIAHAKIKERLDAGEGMPQYLKDHPVYYAGPAKTPEGYASGSFGPTTAGRMDSYVEQFQAAGGSKVMLAKGNRSKQVTDACASHGGFYLGSIGGPAARLAQDCIKKVEAVEYEELGMEAVWKIEVEDFPAFVVVDDKGNDFFSSQEPSQPTFTTIPVRGPGLG; encoded by the coding sequence ATGGGCGACATGCCTGAGTTCGAGTACACCGATCTGCTCCCCATGGGAGAGGACACCACCCCGTACCGGCTGGTGACCTCCGAGGGTGTCTCCACCTTCGAGGCCGACGGGCGCACGTTCCTCAAGGTGGAGCCGGAGGCGCTGCGCAAGCTCGCCGCCGAGGCCATCCACGACATCCAGCACTACCTGCGCCCGGCGCACCTCGCGCAGCTGCGGCGGATCATCGACGACCCCGAGGCTTCGAGCAACGACAAGTTCGTCGCCCTCGACCTGCTGAAGAACGCGAACATCGCGGCCGCCGGTGTGCTGCCCATGTGCCAGGACACCGGTACGGCGATCGTCATGGGCAAGCGTGGGCAGAACGTGCTGACGGAGGGCCGGGATGAGGAGGCCCTCTCGCGCGGCATCTACGACGCCTACACCAAGCTCAACCTGCGCTACTCGCAGATGGCTCCGCTCACCATGTGGGAGGAGAAGAACACCGGCTCCAACCTCCCGGCCCAGATCGAGCTGTACGCGACCGACGGCGGCGCGTACAAGTTCCTGTTCATGGCCAAGGGTGGTGGGTCGGCGAACAAGAGCTTCCTCTACCAGGAGACGAAGGCCGTTCTGAACGAGGCCTCCATGATGAAGTTCCTGGAGGCGAAGATCCGTTCGCTGGGTACGGCCGCCTGTCCGCCGTACCACCTCGCGATCGTCGTCGGCGGTACGTCCGCCGAGTACGCGCTGAAGACCGCGAAGTACGCCTCCGCGCACTACCTGGACGAGATCCCGGCCGAGGGGTCGCCGCTCGGGCACGGGTTCCGGGACAAGGAGCTGGAGGAGAAGGTCTTCGAGCTGACGCAGAAGATCGGGATCGGGGCGCAGTTCGGCGGCAAGTACTTCTGCCATGACGTACGGGTCATACGGCTGCCCCGGCACGGTGCGTCCTGTCCCGTCGCGATCGCCGTGTCCTGCTCCGCCGACCGCCAGGCCGTCGCGAAGATCACCGCCGAGGGTGTGTTCCTGGAGCAGTTGGAGACCGATCCGGCGCGGTTCCTGCCGGAGACGACCGACGAGCACCTCGAGTCGGACGGCGACGTCGTCAAGATCGACCTCAACCAGCCGATGGACGACATCCTCGCCGAGCTGACCAAGTACCCGGTCAAGACCCGGCTGTCGCTCTCCGGGCCGCTGGTCGTGGCGCGTGACATCGCGCACGCCAAGATCAAGGAGCGGTTGGACGCGGGTGAGGGGATGCCGCAGTACCTGAAGGACCACCCGGTGTACTACGCCGGGCCGGCGAAGACGCCCGAGGGGTACGCGTCGGGGTCCTTCGGGCCGACTACCGCCGGGCGTATGGACTCCTATGTGGAGCAGTTCCAGGCGGCGGGCGGCTCCAAGGTGATGCTGGCCAAGGGCAACCGCAGCAAGCAGGTGACGGACGCGTGCGCGTCCCACGGCGGCTTCTACCTGGGCTCCATCGGCGGCCCGGCGGCCCGTCTCGCCCAGGACTGCATCAAGAAGGTCGAGGCCGTCGAGTACGAGGAGCTCGGCATGGAGGCCGTCTGGAAGATCGAGGTCGAGGACTTCCCGGCGTTCGTCGTCGTCGACGACAAGGGCAACGACTTCTTCAGTTCGCAGGAACCTTCTCAGCCGACCTTCACGACGATCCCCGTGCGTGGCCCTGGCCTCGGCTGA
- a CDS encoding response regulator transcription factor, whose protein sequence is MLHDLTVPPDPFCAESLTVALVSRHGSRPPAMADVESRLVEEPHEIRASDDVLLFYGPGTAQELVRFSAEAEGDLPPVVVLAYWLDWQDVWQALDHGANSYLLETSHVVQWLPWMLLCTARGGCCLDPAIAAEQVKVVSRVRAQERGKQHGLRKLSERERQIMELLAAGQGVRDIARDMFLTEKTVRNYLSRIYRKLEVRGRSEAILRWLGHLGCATSGDVRNPDGRVPDDPPGVTPSRRVLSQGARRAGPGLPDPALLSRTSVDVQDARQRAGGRVHVVAQGVVAAVGGRGGDERGGHETPGADELLQ, encoded by the coding sequence GTGCTGCACGACCTCACTGTCCCCCCAGATCCGTTTTGCGCCGAGTCGCTGACCGTGGCTCTGGTAAGCCGTCATGGCAGCCGGCCGCCCGCCATGGCGGACGTCGAGAGCCGACTGGTCGAAGAGCCGCACGAGATTCGCGCGAGCGACGATGTCTTACTGTTCTACGGCCCTGGCACGGCGCAGGAACTGGTGCGGTTCTCGGCCGAGGCGGAGGGCGATCTGCCGCCCGTCGTGGTGCTGGCGTACTGGCTCGACTGGCAGGACGTGTGGCAGGCCCTGGACCACGGCGCCAACAGCTACCTGCTGGAGACCAGTCACGTGGTGCAGTGGCTCCCGTGGATGCTGCTGTGCACGGCGCGCGGGGGATGCTGCCTCGATCCGGCGATCGCCGCCGAACAGGTCAAGGTCGTCAGCCGGGTGCGGGCCCAGGAGCGCGGGAAGCAGCATGGGCTTCGCAAGCTCTCCGAGCGGGAGCGGCAGATCATGGAACTGCTCGCCGCCGGACAAGGCGTCCGCGACATCGCCCGGGATATGTTCCTGACCGAGAAGACGGTGCGGAACTATCTGAGCCGCATCTACAGAAAGCTTGAAGTGCGGGGACGGTCCGAGGCCATTCTTCGCTGGCTCGGGCACCTGGGCTGCGCGACGTCCGGCGATGTGCGGAACCCGGACGGGCGCGTCCCGGACGACCCGCCTGGGGTGACGCCGTCACGGCGCGTTCTGTCGCAGGGCGCGCGAAGGGCTGGGCCCGGTCTCCCGGACCCAGCCCTGCTGTCCCGTACGTCAGTTGACGTTCAAGACGCTCGGCAGCGGGCCGGGGGCCGTGTGCACGTCGTCGCGCAGGGTGTCGTTGCTGCAGTCGGAGGACGCGGCGGCGACGAGCGCGGTGGGCACGAGACGCCGGGCGCTGATGAGCTTCTTCAGTGA
- a CDS encoding class II fumarate hydratase, translated as MSDYRIEHDSMGEVRVPADAKWRAQTQRAVENFPISGQRIERAHIEALARIKGAAAKVNARLGVLDKDIAEAIQAAAEEVAQGKWDDHFPVDVFQTGSGTSSNMNTNEVVATLASERLGRDVHPNDHVNASQSSNDVFPSSLHIAATAAVTRDLIPALDHLAASLTRKAEEFADVVKAGRTHLMDATPVTLGQEFGGYAAQVRYGIERLSASLPRLAELPLGGTAVGTGINTPPGFSAAVIAEVVRVTGLPLTEARDHFEAQGARDGIVETSGQLRTIAVSLTKIANDLRWMASGPRTGLAEISLPDLQPGSSIMPGKVNPVIPEAVLMVAAQVIGNDATVTTAGASGNFELNVMLPVIAKNVLESVRLLANVSRLLADRTVDGIVAHRERAREYAESSPSVVTPLNKYIGYEEAAKVAKKALAERKTIREVVLEGGYVDRGDLTMEQLDAALDVLRMTRP; from the coding sequence ATGAGCGACTACCGCATCGAACACGACTCCATGGGCGAGGTACGCGTCCCGGCGGACGCCAAGTGGCGGGCCCAGACCCAGCGGGCGGTCGAGAACTTCCCGATCTCGGGGCAGCGGATCGAGCGGGCGCACATCGAGGCGCTGGCCCGGATCAAGGGGGCGGCCGCCAAGGTCAACGCCCGGCTCGGGGTGCTCGACAAGGACATCGCCGAGGCGATCCAGGCTGCGGCGGAGGAGGTCGCCCAGGGCAAGTGGGACGACCACTTCCCCGTCGACGTGTTCCAGACCGGGTCCGGGACGTCGTCCAACATGAACACCAACGAGGTCGTCGCCACGCTGGCCAGTGAGCGGCTCGGGCGGGACGTGCACCCCAACGACCACGTCAACGCCTCGCAGTCGTCCAACGACGTCTTCCCCTCCTCTCTCCACATCGCGGCCACCGCGGCCGTCACCCGCGACCTGATCCCGGCCCTGGACCACCTCGCCGCGTCCCTCACCCGCAAGGCCGAGGAGTTCGCCGACGTCGTGAAGGCGGGGCGGACCCATCTCATGGACGCCACGCCCGTGACCCTGGGCCAGGAGTTCGGGGGGTACGCCGCCCAGGTGCGGTACGGCATCGAGCGGCTCAGCGCCTCGCTCCCCCGCCTCGCCGAACTCCCCCTCGGCGGCACCGCCGTGGGCACCGGCATCAACACCCCGCCCGGGTTCTCCGCCGCCGTGATCGCCGAGGTCGTGCGGGTCACCGGTCTGCCGTTGACCGAGGCGCGGGACCACTTCGAGGCGCAGGGGGCGCGGGACGGGATCGTCGAGACCAGCGGGCAGTTGCGGACCATCGCCGTATCGCTCACCAAGATCGCCAATGATCTGCGGTGGATGGCGTCCGGGCCGCGCACCGGGCTCGCGGAGATCTCCCTGCCCGACCTCCAGCCCGGGTCGTCGATCATGCCCGGCAAGGTCAATCCGGTGATCCCGGAGGCCGTGCTCATGGTCGCCGCTCAGGTCATCGGCAACGACGCCACCGTCACCACCGCCGGCGCGTCCGGCAACTTCGAGCTCAACGTCATGCTGCCCGTGATCGCGAAGAACGTACTCGAATCCGTCCGGCTGCTCGCCAATGTGTCGCGGCTGCTCGCCGATCGGACCGTCGACGGGATCGTGGCCCATCGGGAACGGGCCCGCGAGTACGCCGAGTCGTCGCCGTCCGTGGTCACTCCGCTCAACAAGTACATCGGGTACGAGGAGGCCGCGAAGGTCGCCAAGAAGGCGCTGGCCGAGCGGAAGACGATCCGGGAGGTCGTCCTGGAGGGCGGATACGTGGACCGCGGCGATCTCACCATGGAGCAACTCGACGCGGCGCTCGATGTCCTGAGGATGACGCGGCCGTAA
- the fomD gene encoding cytidylyl-2-hydroxypropylphosphonate hydrolase: MTDDGVVRRVETVGSAAFWAPGSQILWRYQENAGEGFHIARPVTVVRDDEDLLAVWLAPGTECVKPVLADGASLNSVPLASRYKEPRGTAFGHWRGTGVLKLARPGEPWSVWLFWEQGWRFKNWYVNLETPLARWEGGVDSEDHFLDICVYPDRSWSWLDEDEFAQAQLDGLMDPQAAERVREAGRSAVETIRVWGPPFSDAWQHWRPNPAWGVPSLPDDWDRTPAHLSS, translated from the coding sequence ATGACAGACGACGGAGTGGTGAGACGAGTGGAAACGGTCGGGTCGGCGGCGTTCTGGGCGCCCGGGAGTCAGATCCTGTGGCGCTACCAGGAGAACGCCGGTGAGGGCTTCCACATCGCGCGCCCCGTCACCGTCGTACGGGACGACGAGGACCTGCTGGCGGTGTGGCTGGCCCCCGGCACCGAGTGCGTGAAGCCCGTCCTCGCGGACGGCGCGTCCCTGAACTCGGTGCCGCTCGCGTCCCGGTACAAGGAGCCCCGGGGCACGGCGTTCGGCCACTGGAGGGGCACCGGGGTGCTGAAGCTGGCCCGGCCGGGCGAGCCCTGGTCGGTGTGGCTGTTCTGGGAGCAGGGTTGGCGTTTCAAGAACTGGTACGTCAACCTGGAGACGCCGCTTGCCCGTTGGGAGGGCGGCGTGGACTCCGAGGACCACTTCCTGGACATCTGTGTGTACCCGGACCGGTCCTGGAGCTGGCTCGACGAGGACGAGTTCGCGCAGGCTCAGCTGGACGGTCTGATGGACCCTCAAGCCGCCGAGCGGGTAAGGGAGGCGGGGCGGTCGGCCGTGGAGACGATCCGCGTCTGGGGCCCGCCGTTCTCGGACGCCTGGCAGCACTGGCGCCCGAATCCCGCCTGGGGAGTACCGTCTCTCCCGGACGACTGGGACCGTACGCCCGCGCACTTGTCCTCATGA
- a CDS encoding ATP-binding SpoIIE family protein phosphatase, whose translation MDSTRVTEHPTSHERPQSGAGPADPRGAVLHTQEPLRTPPATALPAQARMGDAAAEPGTATPCAKSGQAPSEHAQPTLSEHSQPAATEPDPHRPRPTPEAIPAQPGGEPDRAPGAVGGLERRSGQGVPPGAPMPMRRDGDRLRFVGAATRRIARGIDLDEIVMGLCRATVPTFSDAILVYLREPLPVGDERPTGPMVLRLRRTDRIPEERDTEGGFLPVLQPEPVDLAVVTAEQCAERCEVRPGGALAEVLRGVRPVFADAPAAHDALPELLGSDAELTVPTGQRAILAPLRGRRRVIGAAVFLRGPERMPFEQDDLLVAAQLATHSALGIDKAVLYGREAYIADELQRTMLPEALPRCTGVRLAHRYLPAAETARVGGDWYDAIPLPGSRVALVVGDVMGHSMTSAAIMGQLRTTAQTLAGLDLPPQEVLHHLDEQAQRLGTDRMATCLYAVYDPVSHRITIANAGHPPPVLLHLGGRAEVLRVPPGAPIGVGGVDFEAVELDAPAGGRLLLYTDGLVESRLRDVWTGIEQLREKLAATAQLTGPDHPPPLEALCDEVLDMLGPGDRDDDIALLAARFDGIAPSDVAYWFLEPEEMAPGRARRLARHALSRWGLEELTDSVELLISEVVTNAVRYATRPVTLRLLRTDVLRCEVTDDVPQLPRLRQARATDEGGRGLYLVNRLAKRWGATRLSAGKVVWFELNQA comes from the coding sequence ATGGATTCGACACGCGTGACGGAGCACCCCACTTCCCACGAGCGCCCTCAGAGCGGCGCCGGCCCTGCGGATCCCCGCGGGGCGGTCCTGCATACCCAGGAGCCGCTGCGCACCCCGCCCGCCACGGCCTTACCGGCACAGGCACGCATGGGTGACGCGGCCGCCGAGCCGGGTACGGCCACCCCGTGCGCGAAGAGCGGCCAGGCTCCCTCGGAGCATGCCCAGCCGACCCTCTCCGAGCACTCCCAGCCCGCGGCCACCGAGCCCGACCCGCACCGCCCGCGGCCCACGCCGGAAGCCATTCCGGCGCAGCCCGGCGGCGAGCCGGACCGGGCGCCCGGTGCGGTCGGCGGACTGGAGCGGCGCAGCGGGCAGGGTGTGCCGCCGGGCGCCCCCATGCCCATGCGGCGGGACGGCGACCGGCTGCGCTTCGTGGGCGCCGCGACCCGGCGGATCGCCCGGGGCATCGACCTGGACGAGATCGTCATGGGTCTGTGCCGGGCCACCGTGCCGACGTTCTCGGACGCGATCCTCGTGTATCTGCGCGAGCCGCTGCCGGTCGGCGACGAGCGGCCCACCGGGCCCATGGTGCTGCGGCTGCGCCGCACCGACCGGATCCCGGAGGAGCGGGACACCGAGGGCGGCTTCCTGCCCGTGCTCCAGCCGGAGCCGGTCGACCTGGCGGTCGTCACGGCCGAGCAGTGCGCCGAGCGGTGCGAGGTACGACCCGGTGGCGCGCTCGCGGAGGTGCTGCGCGGTGTCCGGCCGGTCTTCGCGGACGCGCCGGCCGCGCATGACGCGCTGCCGGAACTGCTGGGCTCCGACGCCGAGTTGACAGTGCCGACCGGGCAGCGGGCGATCCTCGCCCCACTGCGGGGGCGGCGCCGGGTGATCGGCGCGGCGGTCTTCCTGCGCGGACCGGAGCGGATGCCGTTCGAGCAGGACGATCTGCTGGTCGCCGCCCAGCTCGCCACGCACAGCGCGCTCGGCATCGACAAGGCGGTGCTCTACGGCCGCGAGGCGTACATCGCCGACGAGTTGCAGCGGACGATGCTGCCGGAGGCGCTGCCGCGCTGCACCGGCGTACGGCTCGCGCACCGGTATCTGCCGGCCGCCGAGACCGCGCGGGTCGGTGGTGACTGGTACGACGCGATTCCCCTGCCGGGGAGCCGGGTCGCACTGGTCGTGGGCGATGTGATGGGTCACTCGATGACCTCCGCCGCGATCATGGGGCAGTTGCGGACCACCGCGCAGACGCTGGCGGGTCTGGATCTGCCGCCGCAGGAAGTGCTGCACCACCTCGACGAGCAGGCTCAGCGGCTCGGTACGGATCGCATGGCGACCTGTTTGTACGCCGTGTACGACCCCGTATCGCATCGGATCACCATCGCCAACGCCGGTCATCCGCCGCCGGTGCTGCTGCATCTCGGCGGGCGTGCCGAGGTGCTGCGGGTGCCGCCGGGGGCGCCGATCGGTGTCGGTGGCGTGGACTTCGAGGCGGTGGAGCTGGACGCGCCGGCCGGGGGCAGGCTGTTGCTCTACACGGACGGGCTCGTCGAGTCGCGGCTCAGGGATGTGTGGACCGGGATAGAGCAGTTGCGGGAGAAGCTCGCCGCGACCGCGCAGTTGACCGGGCCGGATCATCCGCCGCCGCTGGAGGCGTTGTGCGACGAGGTGCTCGACATGCTCGGTCCGGGGGACCGGGACGATGACATCGCGTTGCTCGCCGCGCGGTTCGACGGGATCGCTCCCAGTGATGTCGCGTACTGGTTCCTGGAACCGGAGGAGATGGCTCCGGGGCGGGCGCGTCGGCTTGCGAGGCATGCCTTGTCCCGCTGGGGCCTTGAGGAGTTGACGGATTCCGTTGAGCTGCTCATCAGTGAGGTCGTCACGAATGCGGTGCGGTATGCGACTCGGCCGGTAACCCTACGGTTGCTGCGGACCGATGTGCTGCGGTGTGAGGTGACCGATGATGTGCCGCAGTTGCCTCGGCTTCGGCAGGCCCGGGCCACGGATGAGGGGGGCCGGGGGCTCTACCTGGTCAATCGGTTGGCCAAGCGGTGGGGGGCTACTCGGTTGAGTGCGGGGAAGGTCGTGTGGTTCGAGCTGAATCAGGCGTGA
- a CDS encoding transglycosylase domain-containing protein: MGRAEERRARQRGGRRAAPKRSSGGATAAGTTVIGSPEGGGGGVGGGGGRAAARAAARGAGKNGKKQQSLLRRLFTWKKILGTFFGVCLLAMGAFTVLYLMIEVPAGGNPEATQESNVYKYSNGKILARSGTTNREIVELKDIDKPIQRTFVAAENKTFFTDPGVDFKGMTRGLINTLSGKGKQGGSTITQQYVKNYYLTSDQTVTRKLKELVISLKLERNESKDYILAGYINTSYYGRGAWGIQAAAQAYYGVDAKDLNVEQGAYLAALLQAPSQYDLSTATETGRKLVTNRWNYVLDNMVEMKWLDASEREGMKLPKPKDPQGAPDMEGQNGYLVNAANSELAKQLVAGDRAPDLEEAKALIEKGGWTVTLNIDPKKQTALEKAVKEQLTSKLDPKKRKVDKHIQAGAVSVDPKTGKVIAMYGGVDYFKHYQSNATRRDYQPASTFKPVVLAAAVDEGAETQDGEPITASTVYDGDSRNEVVDNGSKVGFAPPNEDNVDYGDVTVQTAMNKSINSVFAQMGVDVGMEKVMEVAEKLGMDTEGMEAVPAQTLGSMGASPLEMAGIYATLDNHGKKVTPTIVASATHREGEVQFPDPIGEQVISPEAADTVTSVLTGVVDDGTAKTSVRDNPARDGQQVAGKTGTSDENRSAWFTGFTPNLVTSVGLFGEDMDSGGKQVSMYKALGEPRINGGGFPARIWADYTFGVMGKVTKFDLDTTQGAAVAPTESPTPTFTPSATPSETPSETPTTEEPTSAPPTTPEETPETTPEETPETTPEETPTGGEGDVELPTDPNDPQADG, translated from the coding sequence ATGGGACGAGCGGAAGAAAGACGAGCGCGGCAGCGTGGCGGTCGCCGCGCGGCGCCCAAGCGCTCGTCCGGGGGCGCGACAGCGGCAGGGACGACGGTCATAGGCTCGCCCGAGGGCGGTGGCGGTGGCGTTGGCGGTGGCGGTGGCCGCGCGGCTGCCAGGGCCGCCGCCAGGGGCGCGGGAAAGAACGGCAAGAAGCAGCAGAGCCTCCTGCGCCGCCTCTTCACCTGGAAGAAGATCCTCGGCACGTTCTTCGGTGTCTGCCTGCTCGCCATGGGTGCCTTCACCGTGCTCTACCTGATGATCGAAGTCCCCGCGGGAGGTAACCCCGAGGCGACCCAGGAGAGCAACGTCTACAAGTACAGCAACGGCAAGATCCTCGCCCGATCCGGCACGACCAACCGTGAGATCGTCGAACTCAAGGACATCGACAAGCCCATCCAACGGACCTTCGTCGCCGCCGAGAACAAGACCTTCTTCACGGACCCCGGCGTCGACTTCAAGGGCATGACCCGCGGTCTGATCAACACCCTGTCCGGCAAGGGCAAGCAGGGCGGCTCGACGATCACCCAGCAGTACGTCAAGAACTACTACCTGACGTCGGACCAGACGGTGACCCGCAAGCTCAAGGAGCTGGTCATCTCCCTGAAGCTGGAACGCAACGAGTCCAAGGACTACATCCTCGCGGGTTACATCAACACCAGCTACTACGGCCGCGGCGCCTGGGGCATCCAGGCCGCCGCCCAGGCGTACTACGGCGTCGACGCCAAGGACCTCAACGTCGAACAGGGCGCCTACCTCGCCGCGCTGCTCCAGGCCCCCAGCCAGTACGACCTGTCCACCGCCACCGAGACCGGCAGGAAGCTGGTCACGAACCGCTGGAACTACGTGCTGGACAACATGGTCGAGATGAAGTGGCTGGACGCCTCGGAGCGCGAGGGCATGAAGCTCCCCAAGCCGAAGGACCCCCAGGGCGCGCCCGACATGGAGGGCCAGAACGGCTACCTGGTGAACGCCGCCAACAGCGAACTGGCCAAGCAGCTCGTCGCCGGCGACAGGGCGCCGGACTTGGAAGAAGCCAAGGCGCTCATCGAGAAGGGCGGCTGGACCGTCACGCTGAACATCGACCCGAAGAAGCAGACCGCGCTGGAGAAGGCCGTCAAGGAGCAGCTCACCAGCAAGCTCGACCCGAAGAAGCGCAAGGTCGACAAGCACATCCAGGCCGGAGCCGTCTCGGTCGACCCGAAGACGGGCAAGGTCATCGCCATGTACGGCGGCGTCGACTACTTCAAGCATTACCAGAGCAACGCCACCCGCCGGGACTACCAGCCCGCCTCCACCTTCAAGCCGGTCGTGCTCGCCGCCGCCGTCGACGAGGGCGCCGAGACCCAGGACGGCGAGCCGATCACCGCGAGCACCGTCTACGACGGTGACAGCAGGAACGAGGTCGTCGACAACGGCTCCAAGGTCGGTTTCGCGCCACCGAACGAGGACAACGTCGACTACGGCGATGTCACCGTGCAGACCGCCATGAACAAGTCCATCAACTCCGTCTTCGCTCAGATGGGCGTCGACGTCGGGATGGAGAAGGTCATGGAGGTCGCGGAGAAGCTCGGCATGGACACCGAGGGCATGGAGGCGGTGCCCGCCCAGACCCTCGGCTCCATGGGCGCCAGCCCGCTGGAGATGGCCGGCATCTACGCCACCCTCGACAACCACGGCAAGAAGGTCACCCCGACGATCGTCGCCTCGGCGACACACCGGGAGGGCGAGGTCCAGTTCCCTGACCCGATCGGCGAACAGGTCATCAGCCCGGAGGCCGCCGACACGGTCACCTCGGTCCTCACCGGCGTGGTCGACGACGGTACGGCCAAGACCTCCGTCCGCGACAACCCCGCCCGTGACGGGCAGCAGGTCGCCGGCAAGACGGGTACCTCCGACGAGAACCGCTCCGCCTGGTTCACCGGCTTCACCCCGAACCTCGTCACCTCCGTCGGCCTCTTCGGCGAGGACATGGACAGCGGCGGCAAGCAGGTCTCGATGTACAAGGCGCTCGGCGAACCCCGTATCAACGGCGGTGGCTTCCCCGCCCGGATCTGGGCCGACTACACCTTCGGAGTGATGGGCAAGGTCACGAAGTTCGACCTGGACACCACCCAGGGCGCCGCGGTGGCCCCCACCGAGTCCCCCACCCCGACCTTCACCCCGTCGGCGACCCCGTCCGAGACCCCCTCCGAGACCCCCACCACCGAGGAACCGACGTCGGCCCCCCCGACGACCCCGGAGGAAACCCCGGAAACCACTCCGGAGGAAACCCCGGAAACCACTCCGGAGGAGACCCCCACGGGTGGCGAGGGCGACGTTGAACTACCGACAGACCCGAACGACCCACAGGCGGACGGGTAA